From the Alloalcanivorax dieselolei B5 genome, one window contains:
- a CDS encoding RNA polymerase sigma factor FliA, giving the protein MYTAQGKIDQQALLEEHLPAVRRQALALQVKLPASIELDDLIQAGTVGLLDALRRYDPNAGASFSTFASQRIRGAMIDELRSRDWLPRSVRRHARELDRCVHQLEQRLGRAPQEREVAAEMGMSLEDYRRLLSDTNSGLLLPFEDIVAEQGEPDAGSNGPPDPFSALVDGQQRDRLIAAIEALPDREKLLIGLYYQEDLNLKEIGAVLGVTESRVCQLHSQAVSRLRGRLG; this is encoded by the coding sequence ATGTACACCGCTCAAGGGAAAATCGACCAACAGGCACTGCTGGAGGAACACTTGCCAGCGGTGCGGCGACAGGCGCTGGCCTTGCAGGTCAAGCTGCCTGCCAGCATTGAACTGGACGACCTGATCCAGGCCGGCACCGTCGGCCTGCTGGATGCCCTGCGCCGCTATGATCCCAACGCCGGCGCCAGTTTCTCCACCTTCGCCAGCCAGCGCATTCGCGGTGCCATGATCGATGAATTGCGCTCGCGTGACTGGTTGCCACGCAGTGTGCGCCGCCATGCGCGGGAACTGGACCGGTGCGTGCACCAGCTCGAGCAGCGCCTTGGCCGTGCGCCCCAGGAACGGGAAGTGGCGGCGGAGATGGGCATGAGCCTGGAGGACTACCGGCGGTTGCTCAGCGACACCAACAGCGGCCTGCTGCTGCCGTTCGAGGACATCGTCGCGGAACAGGGGGAACCGGATGCGGGTAGCAATGGCCCGCCGGACCCGTTCAGTGCTCTGGTGGACGGGCAGCAGCGCGACCGCCTGATCGCCGCCATCGAGGCGCTGCCGGATCGGGAAAAACTGTTGATCGGGCTGTATTACCAGGAAGACCTCAACCTCAAGGAAATCGGCGCCGTGCTGGGCGTCACCGAATCCCGCGTTTGTCAGTTGCACAGCCAGGCGGTGAGCCGGTTACGCGGTCGCCTGGGCTGA
- a CDS encoding flagellar protein FlhE: MTLLRGLLWMSLLWPWLAPAAPGSWSAEAPSVRVAVPGRVYHSEPLLPPGDAAARGNYIQKVRWRYSTPPGRSLRAWLCRGERCLRLSGNRGISEALQGPAWSPLSFRFQLPDGERRAVTVSDIQVLVNY, encoded by the coding sequence ATGACGCTGCTGCGCGGGCTGTTATGGATGAGCCTGCTGTGGCCCTGGCTGGCGCCGGCGGCGCCGGGCAGCTGGAGCGCCGAGGCGCCTTCGGTGCGGGTGGCGGTACCGGGACGGGTCTATCACAGCGAGCCGTTGCTGCCGCCCGGCGACGCCGCTGCGCGGGGCAACTACATCCAGAAAGTTCGCTGGCGTTACAGCACGCCGCCGGGGCGCTCGTTGCGCGCCTGGTTATGTCGGGGCGAACGCTGCCTGCGGCTGTCCGGCAACCGGGGCATCAGCGAAGCGTTACAGGGACCGGCGTGGTCGCCGCTGTCGTTCCGTTTCCAACTGCCCGACGGTGAACGCCGCGCGGTGACGGTCTCCGACATTCAGGTTCTGGTCAATTATTGA